From Sphingobacteriales bacterium:
AACTACAAAAGCCACCTTAATCATATTTTTTTCTTCATCTACTTCAATATCATACACTTTCCCGATGCGATATCCTTTATACACAACCGGATTGGATTCCTGAAGCCCATTAATGTTGTCATAGTAAGCATAGTAAGTGCGCGAAGCACGAAGGATGTCTTTCCCTTTCAGCAGGTTAAATCCAAGTATAAGAATGACAAGAGTAAAGACAGCAAAAATGCCTATTTTTGATTCATCTGAAATTTTCACGTGATTTTTTTTATTGCAAAGTTAACATAACAGGCCTATTTCGAAGCAATAAGAATTTATTCTTCTACCTCAAGACGGTATTCTTCAAATGCGTTGAAAATGGCAGTAGCTGTCTGAAGTTGACCTTCTTTGGAAGATAAATACTCACGCTCCTCCTGATTGGAGAGAAAGCCGGTTTCGATTAAAACACTTGGCATCGAATTTTTCCATAAAACAAGAAAGCCGGCCTGCTTAACACCTTTACTAAGTCTTGAAGCAGTTTTTTTGAAATGCTCTTCAATTTTTGAAGCCAGCAAAAGACTTTGATCCTGAAAGGCATCCTGATAAAGTGAAAAAATAATATATGCTTCCGGAGAATTGGGATCGAATCCATCGTATTTTTCCAGATAATTGTCTTCGAGTTTAATAACTGCATTTTCTGCCATGGCAACTTTCAGGTTGGCTGCACTCTTGTTAACCCCCATGACATAGGTCTCGGTTCCTTTTGCTGCATGATTTTCATTGGCATTGCAATGAATGGAAATAAAGACGTTGGCATTGTTCCGGTGAGCAATTTCAGGCCTTTTGTGTAATTCAACGAATACATCAGTCGAACGGGTATAGATGACTTTTACATCTTTCATTTTTTCCTGTATCATTCTCCCCAGTTCCAGAGCAATTTTCAGGTTGATGTCTTTTTCATATACTCCTCCATACGTACATCCCGGGTCTGTACCTCCGTGTCCGGCATCAATGACAACTGTTTTGACATACATTTTGCTTTCATTAAGTGGCTGAAAGGCTGAAAGCAGTACGACAAGCCCTGTCAGTAAATAAATTTTACAGTTTGGAAATAATAAAAATATATATCTCGTTAAATTTGCCACGGTTTTTTTTGAAACAAAATTAATTGATAAACTTTCTTTGAAAATTTTATATAAGCTATTGATATTAACAACTTTGTGGATATGCTTTGGCCTCCACAACCCTGCTTTTTCAAAAAAAACTTTTATTTTACCCCCTGACAGCATAAAAAACAATGTTGGTGATACTCAGTTTATTAGCAAAGATGCCATTAAAAGTAAAATCAACTATACTGCCAAAGATTCCATTCCTATCGATCTGAAAAACAACCTGATTTATCTCTATGGGGAAGCTGAAGTTAGTTATGAACAAATCAGGCTGAAAGCTGCAAAAATTATTTTTGACTGGAAAAACAGCCTGGTAACAGCTGAAGGAATTGCCGATAGTCTTGGAAATGTTACCGGAAATCCGGTTTTTTATGATAAAGACCAGGAATATAAAGCTGAAAAAATTATCTATAATTTCAAAACCAAAAAGGGAAAACTATACAATCTGCTGACGGTGGAAGGCGAAGGTTATATTCACGGGCAGGAGGTCATGAAAGATGAAAATGATGTCTTATATGCCCGGCAGGCCAAATACACGACCTGCAATGATGAAGAACATCCTCATTTTTATATTTCAGCCTCAAAAATTAAAATCCTTAAGAAAAATATCATCAGCGGACCCGCATGGCTGGTAATCGAGGATGTCCCATTGCCACTGGGAGTTCCATTTGGTTTTTTCCCAAAAAAAGACAACCGGTCTTCGGGTATTCTTCTGCCGGCTTACGGTGAATCGACCAACAGAGGTTTTTATCTCAGGGGAGGCGGATATTATTTCAGTATCAACGACTATCTTGATCTGGCCTTGCGTGGAGATATTTATTCCAGAGGTAGCTGGCTTATCAACGCCTCATCCAACTATAAAGTCAGGTATAAATTTTCCGGAAATCTGAGTGTTCAGTATGCCAACAACCGCTACGGAGAACCCAATGACCCGGACTTTTCTGTTTCAAAGGATTTTTCGGTAAACTGGTCGCACACGCAGGATCCCAAATGCATGAACAATGCAAGTTTTCGGGCAAATGTCAATGCCGGAAGCAGGAATTCTTTCCGGAACAATTCCACCAATGCAGCCGACATCCTGCAAAATACACTTCGTTCCAGTATAACCTACTCAAAAGCATTCAAAGGGACGCCTTTTTCCTTATCGGCTGGCATTTCGCATAGCCAAAATCTGAATTCCGGAAGCATCAGCATATCAGCTCCCGACTTTAGCTTCAACATGAACAGGATCACACCCTTTAAATCAAAAACAGGTAAAAGAAGATGGTATTCAGACATCGGACTTCGTTATTCGCTGAACTCCAGAAACACACTCAATACAGTTGACACTGCTTTTCTTGATCCGCAATCCTGGCGGAAATGGGAAAACGGCATTCAGCATAGCCTCCCTATTTCAACCAGCTTTAAAATGCTGAAATACTTTACTTTATCTCCTTCGGTTGATTATACAGGCTATACCTATTTCAGGAAAATTGATAAAATTTTTGTCAAAAACTATCAGGGAACAGAAACGGATACCATCCTCGTTTCGGAAGAAAACGGAATTTTTCAGGCACATGATGTAAGTGTCAATGCTAACCTGAGTACCAGAATTTACGGAATGTTCAATATTAACAAATGGAACCTGGTTGCGATGCGGCACCTGATAACGCCTACCGTATCCTTTTCATACCGTCCTGATTTCAGCGACCCCAGATTCGGTTATTATAAAAAAGTAGCTCTCGACTCAACAGGACTGAATTTTGAAACATATTCCGTGTTTAAAACGCCTATCTACGGAACTCCGGGACGATTCAGGCAGGGAAATATCATCTTTAATATTCAGAACAATTTTGAGCTGAAAGTCTTATCAAAACCTGATACTTCAGGAAAACGGACAGCTAAAAAAATAAAACTGCTTGATTATCTTAATTTTAGCGGCAGCTATAATTTCTTTGCCGATTCTTTTCAGATGTCAAACATCCGTTTCAGCGGGAGGACTTCCTTGTTCAAAAATAAGCTCAATCTGCAATTTTCGGGAGATATCGATCCCTATACCCTGACCAGTACTGGTAAACGTATTTCAAAATATGAATGGGATGTGAACAAAAGGATAGGCCGACTGACAAATGCTTATATTTCAGTCAATTCAAGCCTGAATTCCAATCCCCGCAAAGAAAAGGAACATGAGTTTTTTGGATTTTCAGGTCTCCCTTATGAGAGTTATGTGGACTTTGAAATTCCATGGAACCTGAGCTGGAACTATACCTTTTCATTCAATAAACCCGGGCTTGATGCTAAAATAACCCAAACCGTAACGCTTAGCGGAAATATCAACCTGACGCCAAAATGGAAGATCAATGTCAGTACGGGTTATGACCTGTCATCTGGAGAATTGACCTTTACCTCGGTAGATATTTACAGGGATTTACATTGCTGGGAAATGAGCTTTCACTGGATACCATTTGGGTACAGGCAAAGCTATATGTTTAAGATAAATGTGAAGGCAAGTGTGCTGAAAGATCTTAAAATCGATAAAAAGAAAGAATATTTTGATTACCAATAATGATCAGGGCTACTGACATTATTTTTGCATATAATTTGAGTTTTTCCATAAAAACTAAAAAGCAAAAAATGAAAAAAACATTCATTGTTCTTTTATGCTTACTCACCCTAACCAGTTTGAAAGCCATCTCACAGGGGTATGAAATCAAAATTAAATTCACTAACCTGAAAGACACTAACCTGTTTCTCGGACTTCACTACGGAAATAACAAATACATCAAAGACACCACCAGAATTGACAAAAAAGGTGTGGCAGTTTTTAAAGGCAAAACCCCGCTTGCACCTGGAATTTATCTGATTATCACGCCTTCACGTAATTATTTTGAAATACTGGTCAGAGAGCCTTTAATCTACATCGAAGCCGACACCACCGACCTGACCGGTAAAATAAAAGTAATTACCTCGGAAGAAAATAAGCGATTTTATGAGTATCTGGCCTTCATGGAAACACAGTATGAAAATCGGCAAAAACTCATGAAAGATAAAGATAAGGTAAAAGACAACAAGGAAGAATCAGATAAAATTAATGAGCAGCTGAAGCAAATTGATGATACCATTATCGGCTTTCGTAAATATGCCATAAAAACCTATCCCAACCTGTTTTTCGGCAAACTGATGAAAATGATGGAAGAGCCCGAACCACGGGAAAAACTGGAAGGCGAAAGCGATTCAATATATGGTCAATACCTCTATAACTTTTATCAGGAGCACTTTTTTGACAATTTTGATTTCAGTGATTCGGCTATTCTGCGAACACCTATTTATGAAGCCCGCCTCGACAGGTATGTTGATAAAATGGTGATGAAAAATCCTGATTCTGTTAAATGTTCCGTTTCGAGGGTGATAGACAAATCGCTCGCCAACAGGGAAGTCTTCAAATTTACCTGTATCAAGTTTTTTAATAAATATGCCAACGAAATGAACACCTACATGGGAATAGATGCCATCTTTTTCCATCTGGCAAAACGATATTACCTGAGCGGATTGGCTTACTGGTCAGATTCTACACAGATGAAAAAAATAGCCGACAGGGTGTGGAACCTCGAAAACAACCTGATAGGAATGAAAGCCAAGGAGCTGATTTTGGTTGATACCAACAACAATTACAGATCATTATACCAGACCAAAGCCATCTATACCGTTGTCATTTTCTGGGACGTCAGTTGTGGCCATTGCAAGCACGAAATGCCCATTATCCGTGACTTGTATCATAAAATGGGAAAAGACAGCCTGCAAATTTTTGCTATCCATATCGGAGATGACGACAAGGAATGGAAAAAGTACATCAAAGAACAAAATATGGATTTTATTCACGTCCATGATCCGCAATATTATTCCAATTTCAGGCAATACTACGATGTATATAAAAAACCTATCATCTATCTGCTGGATAAAAACAAAGTTATTCAGGCCAAAAACATTCCTGCAGATAAACTGGTTGACCTGATAGCTTTTTTAAACAAAAATCCGGTTCCGGAAAAGAAACGTGGCGACAGTTGCGAGCCTCTGCCAGCACCCAAACCACTCTGGAAATAAGTTGCTGATGAACCCTGTTTTTACCCTTTCTGCAGTGATTTTTTGCAAAAATTTCGTTTCCTTTGCCTGATATTTATTATGCGTCAGGTTTACTATAAGCTATTGGTTAAATACTTTTCAGGGCCTTTTGTGCTCACCTTTTCCCTTTCCATGTTCGTTCTGATGATGCAGTTTTTGTGGAAATATATTGACGATCTTGCCGGGAAAGGTCTTGAACCTCATATCGTTGCAGAATTATTGTTTTATGCCTCTGCTCATCTCGTTCCCATGGCTTTGCCGCTGGCTGTTTTACTGTCATCCATCATGACTTTCGGGAGTCTTGCCGAAAACAACGAGCTGATTGCTTTCAAATCATCAGGCGTTTCCCTCTTAAAACTCCTTTCCCCTTTGATGATATTCATTTTAATTCTGGCCGGTTTTTCCTTTTATTTCATGAACAACGTTTTGCCGCAGGCCAATCTTAAATTCGGGGCTTTGTTCTGGGATATTAAAACCAAAAAACCTGTTTTTGAAATCACCGAAAATGTTTTTTACAATGGCATTGAGGGCTATAGCATACGGGTTGGTAAAAAAGAAAATAATTCCAACAAAGTTTACGACATTCTGATTTATGATCACACTGAAATGTCAGACAATCTGATAGTTATCAGAGCAGAAAGTGGAATAATCCACATGAATGAAAACTCA
This genomic window contains:
- a CDS encoding redoxin domain-containing protein, which gives rise to MKKTFIVLLCLLTLTSLKAISQGYEIKIKFTNLKDTNLFLGLHYGNNKYIKDTTRIDKKGVAVFKGKTPLAPGIYLIITPSRNYFEILVREPLIYIEADTTDLTGKIKVITSEENKRFYEYLAFMETQYENRQKLMKDKDKVKDNKEESDKINEQLKQIDDTIIGFRKYAIKTYPNLFFGKLMKMMEEPEPREKLEGESDSIYGQYLYNFYQEHFFDNFDFSDSAILRTPIYEARLDRYVDKMVMKNPDSVKCSVSRVIDKSLANREVFKFTCIKFFNKYANEMNTYMGIDAIFFHLAKRYYLSGLAYWSDSTQMKKIADRVWNLENNLIGMKAKELILVDTNNNYRSLYQTKAIYTVVIFWDVSCGHCKHEMPIIRDLYHKMGKDSLQIFAIHIGDDDKEWKKYIKEQNMDFIHVHDPQYYSNFRQYYDVYKKPIIYLLDKNKVIQAKNIPADKLVDLIAFLNKNPVPEKKRGDSCEPLPAPKPLWK
- a CDS encoding LPS-assembly protein LptD → MKILYKLLILTTLWICFGLHNPAFSKKTFILPPDSIKNNVGDTQFISKDAIKSKINYTAKDSIPIDLKNNLIYLYGEAEVSYEQIRLKAAKIIFDWKNSLVTAEGIADSLGNVTGNPVFYDKDQEYKAEKIIYNFKTKKGKLYNLLTVEGEGYIHGQEVMKDENDVLYARQAKYTTCNDEEHPHFYISASKIKILKKNIISGPAWLVIEDVPLPLGVPFGFFPKKDNRSSGILLPAYGESTNRGFYLRGGGYYFSINDYLDLALRGDIYSRGSWLINASSNYKVRYKFSGNLSVQYANNRYGEPNDPDFSVSKDFSVNWSHTQDPKCMNNASFRANVNAGSRNSFRNNSTNAADILQNTLRSSITYSKAFKGTPFSLSAGISHSQNLNSGSISISAPDFSFNMNRITPFKSKTGKRRWYSDIGLRYSLNSRNTLNTVDTAFLDPQSWRKWENGIQHSLPISTSFKMLKYFTLSPSVDYTGYTYFRKIDKIFVKNYQGTETDTILVSEENGIFQAHDVSVNANLSTRIYGMFNINKWNLVAMRHLITPTVSFSYRPDFSDPRFGYYKKVALDSTGLNFETYSVFKTPIYGTPGRFRQGNIIFNIQNNFELKVLSKPDTSGKRTAKKIKLLDYLNFSGSYNFFADSFQMSNIRFSGRTSLFKNKLNLQFSGDIDPYTLTSTGKRISKYEWDVNKRIGRLTNAYISVNSSLNSNPRKEKEHEFFGFSGLPYESYVDFEIPWNLSWNYTFSFNKPGLDAKITQTVTLSGNINLTPKWKINVSTGYDLSSGELTFTSVDIYRDLHCWEMSFHWIPFGYRQSYMFKINVKASVLKDLKIDKKKEYFDYQ
- a CDS encoding N-acetylmuramoyl-L-alanine amidase, whose product is MLSGGKIKVFFEKAGLWRPKHIHKVVNINSLYKIFKESLSINFVSKKTVANLTRYIFLLFPNCKIYLLTGLVVLLSAFQPLNESKMYVKTVVIDAGHGGTDPGCTYGGVYEKDINLKIALELGRMIQEKMKDVKVIYTRSTDVFVELHKRPEIAHRNNANVFISIHCNANENHAAKGTETYVMGVNKSAANLKVAMAENAVIKLEDNYLEKYDGFDPNSPEAYIIFSLYQDAFQDQSLLLASKIEEHFKKTASRLSKGVKQAGFLVLWKNSMPSVLIETGFLSNQEEREYLSSKEGQLQTATAIFNAFEEYRLEVEE